From Candidatus Pedobacter colombiensis, one genomic window encodes:
- a CDS encoding class I SAM-dependent methyltransferase, with protein MILKRTLRQILPDFVKSNIRTLIRTKELKEFNLLKGVDCFTENLMPKKNTSLSDIFNSDEIRTFWEESKKEIDIFNVPNGSGGVNPGDRRAIYYLINKFRPTSVLEIGTHIGASTINIAAALFKNQKMDGNPVNFTTLDIRDVNSTSEKPWIEYGTKYAPIQMINELNYGEIVSFVTGNSLKYLENSRERFDFIFLDGDHSAATVYKEIPLALKSLKKNGIILLHDYYPDGKPLWSDNFTISGPYLATERLIKEGADLVVLPLGALQWPTKFNSNITSLALLMRKN; from the coding sequence ATGATACTAAAACGAACATTAAGACAGATTTTGCCGGATTTTGTTAAATCTAACATCCGTACATTAATCAGGACAAAAGAATTAAAAGAATTCAATTTACTAAAAGGAGTAGATTGTTTCACAGAAAACTTAATGCCTAAGAAAAATACGTCTTTGTCTGATATTTTCAATTCGGATGAGATCCGAACATTTTGGGAAGAGTCAAAAAAAGAAATAGATATTTTTAATGTCCCTAATGGATCAGGAGGTGTGAATCCGGGTGACAGAAGAGCTATATATTATCTCATCAACAAGTTTAGGCCAACATCTGTTCTGGAGATTGGAACTCATATAGGGGCGTCTACTATTAATATTGCTGCCGCTCTTTTTAAAAACCAGAAAATGGATGGTAATCCTGTTAATTTTACTACCCTTGACATCCGGGATGTGAATTCGACTTCAGAAAAACCATGGATAGAATATGGGACTAAATATGCGCCCATTCAAATGATAAATGAGTTAAATTATGGGGAAATTGTGAGCTTTGTTACGGGTAATTCGTTAAAATACTTAGAAAATAGTCGGGAGAGATTTGACTTTATATTCCTTGATGGGGATCATTCGGCAGCGACCGTATATAAGGAAATTCCATTAGCGCTAAAATCACTCAAAAAAAATGGAATTATTTTGTTGCATGATTATTATCCCGATGGCAAACCTTTATGGTCTGATAACTTTACTATTTCAGGTCCTTATTTAGCTACCGAACGTCTTATTAAAGAAGGCGCTGATTTAGTTGTTTTACCTTTGGGTGCTTTACAATGGCCAACAAAATTTAATTCCAATATTACGAGTCTTGCATTATTAATGAGAAAAAATTAA